Proteins encoded by one window of Yersinia massiliensis:
- a CDS encoding UDP-2,3-diacylglucosamine diphosphatase, protein MSTLFIADLHLSVQEPAITAGFLHFIQRDAIHADALYILGDLFESWIGDDDPEPLYRQIAAALKSLQQQGVPCYFIHGNRDFLLGKDFATESGMTLLAEEEVIELYGRKIVILHGDTLCTDDADYQHFRRRVHNPIIQKLFLWLPLRFRLRIAAYMRNQSQANNSGKSQLIMDVNPQAVIETFQRHHVSWMIHGHTHRPAVHNVELPSTVAQRVVLGAWHEEGSMVKVTAESVELIKFPF, encoded by the coding sequence ATGAGCACGCTTTTTATTGCAGATTTGCATCTTAGCGTTCAGGAACCGGCAATTACTGCCGGTTTCCTGCATTTTATACAGCGTGATGCGATTCATGCCGATGCGTTATATATCTTGGGTGATCTTTTTGAGTCTTGGATTGGCGATGATGACCCCGAACCTTTGTACCGGCAAATCGCCGCTGCATTAAAATCACTCCAGCAACAGGGTGTCCCCTGCTACTTTATCCACGGCAACCGCGACTTTCTGCTCGGTAAAGATTTTGCCACGGAAAGTGGGATGACGTTACTCGCGGAAGAAGAAGTCATCGAGCTGTATGGCCGTAAAATAGTCATTTTGCACGGTGATACTTTATGTACCGACGATGCCGACTATCAGCATTTTCGTCGCCGAGTACACAACCCAATAATTCAAAAGCTCTTCCTATGGCTACCTTTGCGCTTTCGTCTACGTATTGCCGCTTACATGCGCAATCAGAGCCAAGCAAATAATAGCGGGAAATCACAGCTCATCATGGATGTGAATCCACAAGCGGTTATTGAGACATTTCAGCGTCATCATGTGAGCTGGATGATTCATGGGCATACGCATCGTCCGGCTGTGCATAACGTAGAATTACCCTCAACAGTAGCGCAGCGCGTCGTCTTAGGGGCATGGCATGAAGAAGGCTCGATGGTCAAAGTCACCGCAGAAAGTGTTGAGTTAATTAAATTCCCGTTCTAG
- the purE gene encoding 5-(carboxyamino)imidazole ribonucleotide mutase produces MGANLDSAYAAGVKIAIVMGSKSDWATMQFAADVLTTLNMPFHVEVVSAHRTPDKLFSFAEQAQSNGLHVIIAGAGGAAHLPGMIAAKTLVPVLGVPVQSAALSGVDSLYSIVQMPRGIPVGTLAIGKAGAANAALLAAQILALHDTELAGRLAHWRQSQTDEVLENPDPRDEA; encoded by the coding sequence ATGGGAGCCAACCTCGATTCGGCTTATGCAGCCGGGGTTAAAATCGCTATCGTAATGGGGTCCAAAAGTGACTGGGCCACTATGCAATTCGCCGCCGACGTGCTCACTACGCTCAATATGCCATTTCATGTCGAAGTGGTTTCTGCACACAGAACCCCTGACAAACTATTCAGTTTTGCCGAACAAGCGCAAAGCAATGGCTTACATGTCATTATTGCCGGTGCGGGCGGTGCAGCTCACTTACCTGGGATGATCGCGGCAAAAACGCTGGTGCCCGTTTTAGGTGTTCCGGTGCAAAGTGCAGCACTAAGTGGCGTCGATAGCCTCTATTCAATCGTGCAGATGCCGCGCGGTATTCCTGTGGGGACATTAGCTATCGGTAAAGCCGGTGCGGCGAATGCAGCATTACTCGCCGCGCAAATATTGGCACTGCATGATACTGAGTTGGCAGGTCGTTTGGCTCACTGGCGTCAAAGTCAAACTGATGAAGTGCTGGAAAATCCCGATCCGAGGGATGAAGCATGA